A DNA window from Pseudomonas tohonis contains the following coding sequences:
- a CDS encoding 4'-phosphopantetheinyl transferase family protein — MTPTLPAFCTPLDADWPFATALPGIALRACRFDPAQLADHDFDRCAIAAPANIQRSVAKRRAEYLAGRLCARAALLPLTGRAEVPGTGEDRAPLWPPGISGSITHGAGWAAALVARKADWRGLGLDMEQRLETGRALRLAEEILTPAELQRLALLPAEEQAERVTLTFSLKESLFKALYPLVGKRFYFHDAELLAVDDSARTARLGLLIDLAGEWMTGSELEGHFQLYDDRLLSLVAVR; from the coding sequence ATGACGCCTACCCTCCCCGCTTTCTGCACCCCGCTGGATGCCGATTGGCCCTTCGCCACCGCGCTGCCCGGCATCGCCCTGCGCGCCTGTCGCTTCGACCCGGCGCAGCTCGCCGACCATGACTTCGACCGTTGCGCCATCGCGGCGCCCGCCAATATCCAGCGCTCGGTGGCCAAGCGCCGCGCCGAGTACCTCGCCGGCCGCCTCTGTGCCCGCGCGGCGCTGCTGCCGCTGACCGGCCGGGCGGAGGTGCCGGGCACGGGCGAGGACCGCGCGCCGCTCTGGCCGCCGGGCATCAGCGGCTCCATCACCCACGGCGCCGGCTGGGCTGCGGCCCTGGTGGCGCGCAAGGCGGACTGGCGCGGCCTGGGCCTGGACATGGAGCAACGCCTGGAAACCGGGCGCGCCCTGCGCCTGGCCGAGGAGATCCTCACCCCCGCCGAGCTGCAACGCCTCGCCCTGCTTCCCGCCGAAGAACAGGCCGAGCGCGTGACCCTGACCTTCTCCCTCAAGGAAAGCCTGTTCAAGGCGCTCTACCCGCTGGTGGGCAAGCGCTTCTACTTCCACGACGCCGAGCTGCTGGCGGTGGACGACAGCGCACGGACGGCACGCCTCGGGCTGCTGATCGACCTGGCTGGCGAGTGGATGACGGGCAGCGAGCTGGAGGGGCATTTCCAGCTGTATGACGACCGGCTGCTGAGCCTGGTGGCGGTGCGCTGA